A part of Betaproteobacteria bacterium genomic DNA contains:
- a CDS encoding 2,4-dihydroxyhept-2-ene-1,7-dioic acid aldolase, which yields MRFNRVKKLWREGKPAVGGWLSIPHCFATEVMAHTGLDWLCVDMQHGCVDYSDAVTMLTAISTTDVTPLVRVPWNEPAMIMKVLDAGAYGVIVPMVSNRAEAERAVAACRYPPKGMRSNGPNRVLLYAGADYQKHANDEVICAAMVETAEGIEKLDEIASTPGLDAVYIGPTDLALALGLPPIMDNDDPKHIATVNRILEACKRHKIVAGIHTNSAKFTQRYIDQGFQMVMLVPDRNAMMNYVKAEVGKLNGWSPMTPVAPQSAGGY from the coding sequence ATGCGATTCAATCGAGTCAAGAAATTGTGGCGCGAAGGCAAGCCCGCCGTTGGCGGCTGGCTCTCGATTCCGCATTGCTTCGCCACGGAGGTGATGGCGCACACCGGCCTGGATTGGCTCTGCGTCGACATGCAGCACGGCTGCGTGGATTACTCCGATGCCGTGACTATGCTGACCGCGATATCCACGACCGACGTAACGCCGTTGGTGCGCGTGCCGTGGAACGAGCCGGCCATGATCATGAAGGTGCTCGACGCCGGCGCCTACGGCGTTATCGTGCCGATGGTGAGCAACCGGGCAGAGGCCGAACGCGCAGTCGCGGCTTGCCGCTATCCACCCAAAGGCATGCGCAGCAACGGCCCCAATCGGGTACTGCTCTACGCGGGGGCCGACTACCAGAAGCACGCGAACGACGAAGTGATCTGCGCCGCGATGGTCGAGACCGCGGAAGGCATCGAGAAACTCGACGAGATCGCCTCCACGCCAGGGCTGGACGCGGTCTACATCGGTCCTACCGATCTCGCGCTCGCACTCGGCCTGCCGCCGATCATGGACAACGACGATCCCAAGCACATCGCGACGGTGAACCGGATCCTGGAAGCATGCAAGCGGCACAAGATCGTCGCCGGCATCCATACCAACAGCGCCAAGTTCACGCAGCGCTATATCGATCAGGGCTTCCAGATGGTCATGCTGGTGCCCGACCGCAATGCGATGATGAACTACGTCAAGGCCGAGGTCGGCAAGCTCAACGGCTGGTCACCGATGACGCCGGTTGCGCCGCAAAGCGCGGGCGGCTACTGA